The Borreliella garinii genome window below encodes:
- a CDS encoding plasmid maintenance protein, producing MYQLTTNKMPFNKVVDRRLKIFWVIQKLSANYFISKKKYSLGNVVVMTNSILEKKGFKKVTKRTIQNDIKIFENLGLIKSHFNPLGKNNGSFTYYTINKALEKLAKKIISTAYFINKKIKHEKSKNKELKKFKIIEESQKYKISYQITSHLLSNNISKNYKNSNYSCKNQKIKKTINFLEKEIKKKSKEINLEEIKKITENIISYKNSLWNLKDFLEELCEYEERKVIKFFKRTLEKKKKKIWFMAKKFKHTDFSKLIKEFKSKNKIKRKLENENQINTSNDIKNAIVLMKNLIKKQKYDKNHQKVKSKKYNEK from the coding sequence ATGTATCAATTAACAACTAATAAGATGCCTTTTAATAAAGTGGTAGACCGAAGATTGAAAATATTTTGGGTAATTCAAAAACTAAGCGCTAACTACTTCATATCTAAAAAAAAATATTCTCTAGGCAATGTTGTAGTAATGACAAATTCTATATTGGAAAAAAAAGGTTTTAAAAAGGTTACTAAAAGAACAATACAAAATGACATAAAAATTTTTGAAAATTTAGGATTAATTAAAAGTCATTTTAATCCACTTGGGAAAAACAATGGTAGCTTTACTTACTACACAATAAATAAAGCTCTTGAAAAATTAGCTAAAAAAATTATCAGTACAGCATATTTTATTAATAAAAAAATTAAACATGAAAAATCAAAAAACAAGGAACTAAAAAAATTTAAAATAATAGAAGAATCTCAAAAATATAAAATTTCATATCAAATAACTTCACATCTATTAAGTAATAATATAAGTAAAAATTATAAGAATTCTAATTATTCTTGTAAAAATCAAAAAATCAAAAAAACTATAAATTTCTTAGAAAAAGAAATAAAAAAAAAATCGAAAGAAATAAATCTTGAAGAAATCAAAAAAATCACAGAAAACATAATAAGTTACAAAAATTCACTATGGAACTTAAAAGACTTTTTGGAAGAACTATGTGAATATGAAGAAAGAAAAGTTATAAAATTCTTCAAAAGAACTTTAGAAAAAAAGAAAAAGAAAATATGGTTTATGGCAAAAAAATTCAAACATACCGATTTTAGTAAACTAATAAAAGAATTTAAAAGTAAAAACAAGATAAAAAGAAAATTAGAAAATGAAAATCAAATTAATACATCAAATGATATAAAAAATGCTATTGTATTGATGAAAAATCTAATAAAAAAACAAAAATATGATAAAAATCACCAAAAAGTAAAGTCAAAAAAATATAATGAAAAATAA
- a CDS encoding DUF226 domain-containing protein: MKNKETKKEFFNKIEKLENKIIYHTKIFSIINNFEAKPQKGKFWLCLRNVFNNKKYESFHLFSTKENDKFLGIFYGFINISKPFIINYTEKGIKKTIRLKKIFYMEFKFKKGSVFCYLRSLYIFTKNKNKNKIFYKSLLERTLKIEEEIHKFYGKKYESNKGILNWIKKNQK, translated from the coding sequence ATGAAAAATAAAGAAACAAAAAAAGAATTTTTTAATAAAATCGAAAAACTAGAGAATAAAATTATTTATCATACAAAAATCTTTAGCATAATAAATAATTTTGAAGCAAAGCCACAAAAAGGAAAATTTTGGCTATGTCTTAGAAACGTCTTTAACAATAAAAAATATGAAAGCTTTCATTTATTCTCAACAAAAGAAAATGACAAATTTTTAGGAATTTTTTATGGTTTTATAAATATTTCAAAACCATTTATTATAAATTACACAGAAAAAGGAATAAAAAAAACTATAAGACTAAAAAAAATATTTTATATGGAATTCAAATTTAAAAAAGGAAGCGTTTTCTGTTACTTAAGAAGTCTATACATATTCACTAAAAATAAAAATAAAAATAAAATTTTTTATAAATCTCTTTTAGAGAGAACTTTAAAAATTGAAGAGGAAATACACAAATTTTACGGTAAAAAATATGAAAGTAATAAAGGAATATTAAATTGGATAAAAAAAAACCAAAAATAA